The following coding sequences are from one Salvia hispanica cultivar TCC Black 2014 chromosome 3, UniMelb_Shisp_WGS_1.0, whole genome shotgun sequence window:
- the LOC125216305 gene encoding mitochondrial inner membrane protein OXA1-like — protein MAYRRSITARAKLFYQQQHRISPSISNVNRDDDDSHKLQNEPISSYHEGGNNIYNRFFVGRDNFSNYRRPTSFLQGKRFAVPAVFGARNYSSASVGEGAADKIEVLNDVVTVLGDKAVEAAPALNEVAIAAADSFAPVAALQYVIDYVHCFTGLDWWASIVVTTLVIRWLQVPFLINTLKSTSKLAILRPELEAVREEMSNKAMDPNAAAEGQMKMKALFKKHGVTPLTPIKGLLINGPIFCAFFFAIRNLAEKVPSFQDGGILWFTDLSTPDSLYIFPVLTALTFWITVECNAQEGMEGNPSGAIIKNVFRGFAALSIPLTAGFPKAVFCYWITSNLFSLAYGLVVKRPQVKEYLGIPIVPVKPPSTNQEPGLSFIESIKKYAESQAVKEKQQFLSSLPERSPKPMNQRIASNTALNQRVDALEQRVKGRKKGKKSR, from the exons ATGGCGTACAGGCGGAGCATCACAGCTCGGGCGAAGCTCTTTTATCAACAGCAGCATCGAATTTctccttcaatttcaaatgtGAATCGCGACGATGATGATTCTCACAAGTTGCAGAACGAACCGATTTCGAGCTATCATGAAGGTGGGAACAATATCTACAACCGATTTTTCGTAGGCAGGGATAATTTCAGCAATTACCGCCGGCCAACAAGCTTTCTTCAAGGTAAGAGATTTGCCGTGCCGGCGGTTTTTGGAGCTCGGAATTATTCGAGTGCGAGTGTTGGAGAAGGAGCGGCTGATAAAATTGAGGTTCTGAATGATGTGGTGACTGTGCTGGGGGATAAGGCCGTAGAGGCTGCTCCTGCGTTGAACGAGGTGGCTATTGCAGCGGCGGATTCGTTTGCTCCGGTGGCCGCCCTTCAGTATGTGATTGACTATGTGCACTGTTTTACTGGTTTGGATTG GTGGGCATCGATTGTTGTGACAACTCTTGTTATTCGTTGGCTTCAAGTTCCGTTTCTTATAAATACTCTGAAGTCCACTTCAAAATTAGCT ATTTTACGACCAGAGTTGGAGGCAGTTAGGGAAGAAATGAGTAATAAG GCCATGGACCCTAATGCTGCTGCTGAAGGTCAGATGAAAATGAAAGCTCTATTCAAAaa ACATGGTGTAACTCCACTCACCCCTATAAAGGGacttttaattaatggacCTATTTTCTGCGCTTTTTTCTTTGCT ATTCGAAACCTGGCCGAGAAGGTTCCCTCTTTTCAGGATGGTGGAATATTATGGTTTACTGATTTGAGTACTCCGGATAGCTTATATATCTTTCCTGTTTTGACTGCATTGACATTTTGGATTACAGTGGAG TGTAATGCACAAGAAGGTATGGAAGGGAATCCTTCTGGTGCTATCATTAAAAATGTCTTTAGGGGCTTTGCAGCACTTTCAATTCCTCTCACTGCTGGTTTTCCGAAG GCTGTATTTTGTTATTGGATTACCTCCAACCTGTTTTCACTTGCATATGGCTTAG TGGTAAAGAGACCTCAAGTTAAGGAGTACTTGGGCATACCAATTGTACCTGTCAAACCACCATCAACTAATCAGGAACCTGGTCTCTCATTTATCGAATCCATAAAGAAGTATGCAGAGTCTCAAGCcgtaaaagaaaaacaacaatttcTATCATCCTTGCCTGAACGATCGCCGAAACCTATGAATCAAAGAATAGCCTCTAATACAGCCCTTAATCAACGGGTTGATGCCTTAGAGCAAAGAGTCAAGGGAAGGAAGAAAGGGAAGAAAAGCAGGTAA